The Procambarus clarkii isolate CNS0578487 chromosome 39, FALCON_Pclarkii_2.0, whole genome shotgun sequence genome window below encodes:
- the LOC123760487 gene encoding proteoglycan 4-like has product MSVNAVTGPARCHRPSPLSLAQPAVTAPARCHRPSPLSPPQPAVTAPARCHRPSPLSPPQPAVTAPARCHRPSPLSPPQPAVTGPARCHRPSPLSPAQPAVTAPARCHWPSPLSPAQPAVTAPARCHWPSPLSPAQPAVTAPARCHRPSPLSPPQPAVTGPARCHWPSPLSLAQPAVTGPARCHWPSPLSLAQPAVTGPARCHRPSPLSPPQPAVTGPARCHRPSPLSPPQPAVTAPARCHWPSPLSLAQPAVTAPARCHWPSPLSPPQPAVTGPARCHRPSSRAMEKKKTSKRNPHIKQSHHTADQTKNTQDLRATVNRGNLFLQ; this is encoded by the coding sequence ATGTCTGTAAATGCTGTCACTGGCCCAGCCCGCTGTCACCGCCCCAGCCCGCTGTCACTGGCCCAGCCCGCTGTCACTGCCCCAGCCCGCTGTCACCGCCCCAGCCCGCTGTCACCGCCCCAGCCCGCTGTCACCGCCCCAGCCCGCTGTCACCGCCCCAGCCCGCTGTCACCGCCCCAGCCCGCTGTCACTGCCCCAGCCCGCTGTCACCGCCCCAGCCCGCTGTCACCGCCCCAGCCCGCTGTCACTGGCCCAGCCCGCTGTCACCGGCCCAGCCCGCTGTCACCGGCCCAGCCCGCTGTCACCGCCCCAGCCCGCTGTCACTGGCCCAGCCCGCTGTCACCGGCCCAGCCCGCTGTCACCGCCCCAGCCCGCTGTCACTGGCCCAGCCCGCTGTCACCGGCCCAGCCCGCTGTCACCGCCCCAGCCCGCTGTCACCGGCCCAGCCCGCTGTCACCGCCCCAGCCCGCTGTCACTGGCCCAGCCCGCTGTCACTGGCCCAGCCCGCTGTCACTGGCCCAGCCCGCAGTCACTGGCCCAGCCCGCTGTCACTGGCCCAGCCCGCTGTCACTGGCCCAGCCCGCTGTCACTGGCCCAGCCCGCTGTCACCGCCCCAGCCCGCTGTCACCGCCCCAGCCCGCTGTCACTGGCCCAGCCCGCTGTCACCGCCCCAGCCCGCTGTCACCGCCCCAGCCCGCTGTCACCGCCCCAGCCCGCTGTCACTGGCCCAGCCCGCTGTCACTGGCCCAGCCCGCTGTCACCGCCCCAGCCCGCTGTCACTGGCCCAGCCCGCTGTCACCGCCCCAGCCCGCTGTCACCGGCCCAGCCCGCTGTCACCGCCCCAGCTCCCGCGCTATGGAAAAAAAGAAAACATCGAAACGGAACCCACATATAAAACAGTCACATCACACTGCAGACCAAACAAAAAATACACAAGATTTAAGAGCAACCGTCAACCGAGGTAACCTTTTCTTGCAGTAG